In the uncultured Methanobacterium sp. genome, one interval contains:
- the priS gene encoding DNA primase catalytic subunit PriS yields the protein MELKPATPNERRQYYREEWNVNDVPDFILNTLTQREFGFDHVGRGPNDRYRVFQEVDYLRKFMRVRTPFAAYSSVAFYHKPRRRDGWIKAEVVFDVDAKDIPIRTCGCDNVCEICLGQAKDIVHGLVDTLKGDLGLKNLNVVYSGRGYHIRVLDDLVMPMDSDVRSQIVKYLVGSEVPRSEYSSHGMKYKLEHFTIPFGYPQVFTQRVKQALLSLSLDTEIDDVSKDIKKAVIKHRELLNDDQWGLFRKEIGPVRYGRLIKGIASLNLTLVDAKVSIDLKRILRLPSSLHSGVSMKSTLIKNLETFDPFRDAVPKFVYERKE from the coding sequence ATGGAATTAAAACCAGCCACCCCCAATGAGCGCCGTCAGTACTACCGGGAAGAATGGAATGTGAATGATGTTCCGGATTTCATTCTCAACACCCTCACCCAGAGGGAGTTTGGGTTTGACCATGTGGGACGGGGCCCCAATGACCGTTACCGTGTATTCCAGGAAGTAGATTATTTAAGAAAGTTCATGAGGGTTAGAACACCATTTGCTGCATACTCTTCCGTGGCATTTTACCATAAACCCCGACGCAGGGATGGATGGATAAAAGCAGAGGTGGTTTTTGATGTTGATGCCAAGGACATACCCATAAGAACCTGTGGCTGTGACAATGTCTGTGAAATATGCCTGGGTCAGGCCAAAGATATTGTCCATGGACTGGTGGACACCCTTAAAGGTGATTTGGGGCTCAAAAATCTTAACGTGGTTTACTCTGGTCGTGGTTATCACATCCGAGTACTGGATGATCTGGTGATGCCCATGGACAGCGATGTACGTAGCCAGATCGTTAAATATTTAGTGGGTTCTGAAGTTCCACGCAGTGAATACTCCAGTCACGGGATGAAATACAAGCTGGAGCACTTCACCATCCCCTTTGGTTATCCGCAGGTATTCACCCAGCGGGTTAAACAGGCCCTTTTGAGCCTGAGCCTGGATACTGAAATTGATGATGTTAGCAAGGATATTAAAAAGGCAGTTATCAAACACCGTGAATTATTAAATGATGACCAGTGGGGACTTTTCAGGAAAGAAATAGGTCCAGTGCGATATGGACGGTTGATTAAAGGTATTGCTTCTCTTAATTTAACCCTGGTGGATGCCAAGGTTTCCATAGATCTGAAAAGAATATTGAGATTACCCTCTTCCCTGCACTCCGGAGTCAGCATGAAATCCACCCTAATCAAGAACCTGGAAACATTCGACCCCTTCCGTGATGCAGTTCCTAAATTCGTTTATGAAAGGAAGGAATAA
- a CDS encoding 2-amino-3,7-dideoxy-D-threo-hept-6-ulosonate synthase has protein sequence MIGKKIRIERIINRKTGRCVIVPMDHGASIGPVDGIIKMAETIDEVASGGANAVIMHKGMVGTGHRGYGRDIGLIIHLSASTALGPDPDHKVLVTSVEKAIQLGADAVSVHVNVGSEMEPEMLMHLGSISEICDDWGMPLIAMMYPRGKKIDNEHAAEVVKLAARAGAELGADIIKTNYTGDPDTFKEVIDGCPVPLVIAGGPRVETDRELLEMVKNSVDMGGAGVAIGRNIFQARSPQKTTRAIAEIVHNDLDIDEALKILNGR, from the coding sequence ATGATAGGAAAGAAAATCAGGATTGAACGAATAATCAACCGAAAAACTGGGCGATGTGTTATTGTGCCCATGGACCACGGTGCTTCAATTGGACCTGTGGATGGAATAATAAAAATGGCAGAGACCATTGACGAGGTTGCAAGCGGCGGTGCCAACGCTGTGATAATGCATAAAGGAATGGTTGGCACAGGACACCGAGGATATGGACGAGATATCGGACTGATTATTCATTTATCTGCCAGCACTGCTCTGGGGCCTGATCCTGATCATAAAGTCCTGGTAACCTCCGTGGAGAAAGCCATCCAGCTGGGAGCAGACGCAGTATCAGTACACGTAAACGTGGGATCAGAAATGGAACCAGAGATGTTAATGCACCTGGGAAGCATTTCCGAGATATGTGATGACTGGGGCATGCCACTAATTGCCATGATGTACCCTAGAGGCAAAAAAATCGACAACGAACACGCTGCCGAAGTAGTGAAACTGGCTGCCCGTGCCGGTGCAGAACTGGGAGCCGACATCATTAAAACCAACTACACCGGAGACCCGGACACATTCAAAGAAGTTATTGATGGCTGTCCAGTACCACTGGTCATTGCTGGAGGACCACGGGTTGAAACCGACCGGGAACTCCTGGAAATGGTCAAAAACTCAGTGGACATGGGCGGAGCTGGTGTGGCCATAGGAAGAAACATTTTCCAGGCCAGATCACCACAGAAAACCACCAGAGCCATTGCTGAAATTGTTCACAATGACCTGGATATTGATGAGGCTCTTAAAATCCTTAATGGCCGATAA
- the metG gene encoding methionine--tRNA ligase — protein sequence MSKDSNKVFITCALPYANGPCHLGHLRSTYIPADIYARYHRMKGKDVLLVCATDEHGTPIAVQAEKEGVSPLDVATRNYELIRRDLELSDISFDNFSRTTDPLHYEISQNFFLDLYRKNFIYPKTIQQLYCPECERFLPDRYVEGTCPHCNAEGARGDHCETCGRHLEPVQLVEPRCLICNSEPEARESEQYYFRLSHFQEQLKETLENNTQFPANVRNYALQWINEGLKDWILTRDMDWGIPVPLDDAEGKIIYVWGEAFLGYISSAAQWARRENTPWEPYWNDRAVHFIGKDIIYHHSIFWQAMLMAYGCKLPYNIVAGEYLSLEGRKMSTSKNWVIWVADFMEKFDADLLRYYLVANAPLTRDTDFSWDDFQRRVNDELADVVGNFMHRTFSFTHRFFQGEIPEPGKFNEYDQSVQKEIAETPGRVGVHIENFDFREGLKEIIKLAKLGNKYFNDQEPWRTVKEEGDRAATTLYLCNQIAKVISIIISPYLPSKSGKMRELLGLNGGNGDTLSWDDAAGFLPAGTPISKAKPLFAKIDDDVISKEKDALYKNLEETEVMDDLISIDDFIKMDLRVGKVIGAEKVKGSDKLLKLMVDVKDKQLQVVAGLATKYSPEDILNQKVIVVVNLQPAKLFGIKSEGMVLAAGDSLSLLTSLDANIGERIQ from the coding sequence TTGAGTAAAGATTCAAATAAAGTATTTATCACCTGTGCCCTGCCCTACGCCAACGGGCCATGTCACCTGGGACACCTGCGTTCAACTTACATACCCGCAGATATTTACGCCCGTTACCACCGGATGAAGGGTAAGGATGTGTTACTGGTCTGTGCTACCGATGAACACGGAACACCCATAGCTGTTCAGGCGGAAAAGGAAGGAGTATCCCCCCTGGATGTTGCCACCCGTAATTATGAGCTGATCCGGAGGGATCTGGAATTATCAGACATTTCCTTTGATAACTTTTCCAGAACTACCGATCCCCTGCACTATGAAATATCCCAGAACTTCTTTTTAGACCTTTACCGGAAAAATTTTATTTATCCCAAGACCATCCAGCAGCTTTACTGCCCGGAATGTGAACGATTCCTCCCGGACCGATACGTGGAGGGTACCTGCCCCCACTGTAATGCAGAAGGTGCCAGAGGTGACCACTGCGAAACCTGTGGCCGGCACTTAGAACCAGTACAGCTGGTGGAGCCAAGGTGTCTCATCTGCAACAGCGAACCAGAAGCCAGGGAATCTGAACAGTACTACTTCCGTTTAAGTCACTTCCAGGAACAACTTAAGGAAACCTTGGAAAACAACACACAATTCCCGGCAAATGTCCGTAATTATGCCCTGCAATGGATTAATGAAGGGTTAAAGGACTGGATCCTCACCAGGGACATGGACTGGGGTATCCCGGTACCACTGGATGATGCTGAGGGTAAGATCATCTATGTCTGGGGTGAAGCATTCCTGGGCTACATCTCATCAGCTGCACAGTGGGCCCGTCGTGAAAACACCCCCTGGGAACCCTATTGGAATGACCGGGCAGTGCACTTCATTGGTAAGGACATCATTTACCACCACAGTATATTCTGGCAGGCCATGCTCATGGCCTACGGGTGTAAGTTACCATACAACATCGTAGCTGGAGAATATCTCTCACTGGAGGGCCGTAAGATGTCAACCAGTAAAAATTGGGTGATCTGGGTGGCGGATTTCATGGAGAAATTTGACGCTGATTTATTAAGATATTACCTGGTGGCCAATGCACCACTCACCCGGGACACTGACTTTTCCTGGGATGACTTCCAGAGAAGAGTTAACGATGAACTGGCCGACGTGGTAGGCAATTTCATGCACCGTACCTTCTCCTTCACCCACCGTTTCTTCCAGGGTGAAATACCCGAGCCTGGCAAATTCAATGAGTATGACCAGAGCGTTCAGAAGGAAATAGCTGAAACTCCAGGACGTGTTGGTGTACATATTGAGAACTTCGATTTCAGGGAGGGTCTTAAGGAAATTATAAAACTGGCCAAACTGGGAAACAAGTACTTCAATGACCAGGAACCCTGGAGAACTGTTAAAGAAGAAGGTGACCGGGCAGCTACCACCCTTTATTTATGTAATCAGATTGCAAAGGTAATCAGTATCATTATAAGCCCATATCTCCCATCTAAATCTGGAAAGATGAGGGAACTTCTTGGTTTAAATGGTGGTAATGGTGATACTTTAAGCTGGGATGATGCTGCCGGGTTTTTACCAGCTGGAACCCCAATTTCCAAGGCCAAACCATTATTTGCCAAAATTGATGACGATGTTATTAGCAAGGAAAAGGATGCACTTTATAAAAATTTAGAGGAGACCGAAGTTATGGATGATTTAATCAGTATTGATGATTTTATAAAAATGGACCTGCGAGTGGGTAAAGTTATTGGAGCAGAAAAAGTCAAGGGCTCTGATAAACTCTTAAAGTTAATGGTTGATGTTAAAGACAAACAGTTACAGGTTGTGGCCGGTTTAGCCACCAAATATTCACCTGAAGACATACTCAATCAGAAAGTAATCGTAGTGGTGAACCTTCAGCCAGCTAAACTCTTCGGTATAAAATCCGAGGGAATGGTGCTGGCAGCGGGAGATAGTTTAAGTTTATTAACCTCTCTTGATGCCAATATAGGTGAACGCATACAATAA
- the cca gene encoding CCA tRNA nucleotidyltransferase — MIDFTQVLDDIEPSKEEVSKVHGLSNKLIEIINLNAHKEGIDGKAVLLGSVAKNTWISNGNNSEGKDLDIDIFIKFPLTTSLDDLKVHGLELAEKCIKEVNGTYEARYASHPYLTGTIEGYMVDFVPCYDIEDSSQLKSAVDRTLLHTQYIMANLKPEQTREVRLLKRFMKMVGTYGSEFKVGGFSGYLCELLVIHYGSFMDVLRGVFNHWKPGFEIDLKNYGTARSFKDPLVVVDPTDGNRNVSAALTLQKMAEFRVAAGNFLDNPKTSYFYPKALNFTRESIRDEFKNRETHSFILAFPAPDISADALHPQIQKTEKSMVKIMENEDFRVMGSDSWSDEDKTGLILLEMNTWHLPPFKKHHGPMVWDDENGKRFLEKHPDSWTEGEQWVTLTKREYPDAHSLIQGTLTPDGIRNLRVGKHLKKKILDKYQLVDVLDLLIAEDADEDILKFLYCYLHKNELLTRD; from the coding sequence GTGATTGATTTTACACAGGTTTTAGACGATATTGAACCCTCAAAAGAAGAGGTATCAAAGGTTCATGGTTTATCAAATAAGTTAATTGAAATTATAAATCTTAATGCCCATAAGGAGGGTATTGATGGAAAGGCCGTTCTTTTAGGTTCAGTGGCTAAGAATACATGGATATCCAATGGCAATAACAGTGAAGGCAAGGACCTGGATATTGATATTTTCATTAAATTCCCACTCACCACTTCTTTAGATGATCTGAAGGTTCATGGTCTGGAACTTGCAGAAAAATGTATAAAAGAAGTTAATGGAACTTATGAAGCACGGTACGCTTCACACCCCTACCTCACCGGTACCATTGAAGGTTACATGGTTGATTTTGTTCCCTGTTATGATATTGAAGATTCCAGTCAACTGAAATCTGCAGTGGATCGCACCCTTCTCCATACCCAGTACATCATGGCCAACTTGAAACCAGAACAGACCAGGGAAGTTCGTCTCCTGAAACGCTTCATGAAGATGGTGGGAACCTATGGTTCTGAGTTCAAGGTGGGTGGATTTTCAGGATACCTATGTGAATTACTGGTAATTCATTACGGTTCCTTCATGGATGTTCTTCGAGGGGTTTTTAACCACTGGAAACCAGGGTTCGAGATTGACCTCAAGAACTACGGCACTGCCAGGTCCTTTAAGGACCCCCTGGTTGTGGTGGATCCCACGGATGGAAACCGGAATGTTTCAGCAGCCCTTACACTGCAGAAAATGGCAGAGTTCCGTGTGGCAGCAGGTAATTTCCTGGATAATCCTAAAACCTCATATTTTTATCCTAAAGCTCTTAATTTCACAAGAGAAAGTATCAGGGATGAATTTAAAAATAGGGAAACTCATTCATTCATCCTGGCTTTCCCTGCTCCGGATATTTCTGCCGATGCCCTGCACCCCCAGATCCAGAAGACTGAAAAATCCATGGTGAAGATCATGGAAAATGAAGATTTCCGAGTTATGGGCAGTGATTCATGGAGTGATGAGGATAAAACTGGTTTAATACTCCTGGAGATGAACACCTGGCACCTTCCTCCCTTTAAAAAACATCACGGCCCCATGGTATGGGATGATGAAAATGGAAAGAGATTCCTTGAAAAGCATCCCGATTCATGGACCGAAGGTGAGCAGTGGGTTACACTAACTAAACGTGAATACCCTGATGCCCATTCCCTTATCCAAGGAACCCTCACACCAGATGGGATCAGGAATCTCAGGGTGGGCAAGCATTTGAAGAAGAAAATCCTGGATAAATATCAGCTGGTGGATGTTCTGGATCTGTTAATTGCAGAAGATGCAGATGAGGATATACTTAAATTCCTGTATTGCTACCTGCATAAAAATGAGCTTTTGACCAGGGATTAA
- the thpR gene encoding RNA 2',3'-cyclic phosphodiesterase, with translation MRAFIAVDVDSRLSYKIQKIQKDLKKTRAPLKMVEPENLHFTFKFFGEISSSQADQIISIMQDKLEKYQSFPLHIKGTGVFPKMDYMRVIWLGIEDPNQFSELQKDLDQEFARMGFKKEKSYIPHLTIARVKGPQNKELLKEKIMELESVEIGDMTLEKLVLKKSELTPVGPIYTDVKEFFI, from the coding sequence ATGAGAGCATTTATAGCAGTTGATGTGGATAGCCGGTTATCCTACAAAATCCAGAAAATACAGAAGGATCTTAAGAAAACCCGGGCCCCATTGAAGATGGTGGAACCAGAAAACCTGCACTTCACCTTCAAATTCTTTGGTGAGATTTCCTCATCCCAGGCAGACCAGATAATCAGTATTATGCAGGACAAACTGGAAAAGTACCAGTCATTTCCACTGCACATCAAGGGAACTGGAGTTTTCCCCAAAATGGATTATATGAGGGTTATATGGTTGGGAATTGAAGATCCAAACCAGTTTTCTGAGCTTCAAAAAGACCTTGACCAGGAATTTGCCAGAATGGGATTCAAAAAGGAAAAAAGTTACATACCCCACCTCACCATAGCCCGAGTGAAGGGCCCTCAAAATAAGGAACTCTTAAAGGAGAAAATAATGGAATTAGAGTCTGTTGAAATTGGTGATATGACCCTGGAAAAACTGGTTTTAAAGAAGAGTGAACTCACCCCGGTTGGTCCAATATACACCGATGTTAAGGAATTTTTCATTTAA
- a CDS encoding DNA primase → MVSISFLNPLSPEGKDIVRELGNFEGIKEDIPELRSLVTHSLSQEILDDNEIPSNYLELALKRMEWYIKKKHDREFNSRKYAFLSDYAITKYDVISFYLLCQAIGVKFGPNSRETRVMVEAQGDLIQERLGKLRDEESRLIVEKSLQMLLKDDLVQWTFFQELLSTRKIRLTDLVLDSGELILDREDFLDRFGSRIKHRNPRSMYELLIGDELKELIMVKMIMQETEDYIKQVHEKARIMVEPNPILLELADDLAEVLAEPMQSYGYGSGRGGSGPMKAGPLNPLAFPPCVKKALEGIKSGGRNDAIVLFMTPFVSYARLYPDVFRMNLSKRISDQDPQLEVTENEVLPLIYEAAQRCVPPLFDDQPQEKVNINAKLGFGMHSTLKMEHEGETTWYTPMSCEKIKLHLPHLCRPDEVCKKIGNPLSYYNRMIWEVRNLDNEGSDSGNSGADGNGNSGTNGKENSDSTGKNSGDVVNGQSNVNSAPKGKTNQSNHKKSSNKKSGEA, encoded by the coding sequence ATGGTTTCCATCTCTTTTTTAAATCCCCTATCACCAGAGGGAAAAGACATTGTAAGGGAATTGGGTAACTTTGAAGGGATAAAAGAGGATATTCCTGAGCTTAGAAGTTTAGTTACCCACAGTTTATCTCAGGAAATTCTTGATGATAATGAAATACCCTCTAATTATCTGGAACTTGCCCTCAAGAGGATGGAATGGTATATTAAGAAAAAACATGACCGAGAATTTAACAGCAGAAAATATGCATTTCTTTCTGACTATGCCATAACCAAGTACGATGTTATTTCATTTTACCTCCTTTGCCAGGCCATTGGAGTTAAATTCGGACCTAACTCCCGCGAAACCAGGGTCATGGTTGAGGCACAGGGGGATCTGATCCAGGAAAGATTAGGTAAACTACGTGATGAAGAAAGCAGGTTAATTGTGGAAAAGTCCCTGCAGATGTTACTGAAGGATGATCTGGTGCAATGGACCTTCTTCCAGGAGCTTCTAAGCACCCGTAAAATACGGCTCACTGACTTGGTACTGGACAGTGGAGAACTGATACTGGATAGGGAAGATTTTTTGGACCGTTTTGGGTCAAGGATAAAACATCGTAACCCCCGCAGCATGTACGAGCTGTTAATTGGGGATGAACTCAAGGAACTTATAATGGTTAAGATGATCATGCAGGAAACCGAGGACTACATTAAACAGGTTCATGAAAAGGCACGGATCATGGTAGAACCCAATCCCATCCTCCTGGAACTGGCTGATGATTTGGCCGAGGTACTGGCTGAACCAATGCAGAGTTACGGTTATGGTTCGGGTAGAGGTGGAAGTGGGCCAATGAAAGCTGGTCCACTGAACCCACTGGCATTTCCACCCTGCGTAAAGAAAGCCCTGGAGGGTATAAAATCAGGGGGACGAAACGATGCTATAGTACTCTTCATGACACCGTTTGTTTCCTATGCACGGTTGTATCCTGATGTTTTCAGGATGAACCTCTCTAAACGTATCTCTGATCAGGATCCACAGCTGGAAGTTACAGAAAACGAGGTTCTGCCACTTATCTACGAAGCTGCACAGCGATGTGTGCCACCATTATTTGATGACCAGCCACAGGAAAAGGTTAACATAAATGCCAAGCTTGGTTTTGGAATGCACTCCACCCTGAAAATGGAACACGAGGGTGAAACAACATGGTACACACCCATGAGCTGTGAAAAGATAAAACTGCACCTGCCCCATCTTTGTCGTCCTGATGAGGTCTGTAAAAAGATAGGTAACCCCTTAAGTTACTATAATAGGATGATATGGGAAGTGAGGAATCTGGATAATGAGGGGTCTGATTCTGGTAATTCTGGTGCAGATGGTAATGGAAATTCAGGTACAAATGGTAAGGAAAATTCTGATAGCACTGGTAAAAATAGTGGTGATGTTGTTAATGGACAATCCAATGTTAACAGTGCACCTAAAGGTAAAACTAACCAATCAAATCATAAAAAATCATCAAATAAAAAATCAGGGGAGGCCTAA
- a CDS encoding DUF4013 domain-containing protein, which yields MYIKEIVRDSLLYPLSNWKKFLILGILVFISNFDVVYTLKSTIHLSTIHIAGIRIIQFIVELLILGYMLKIMKSTLDDKLKLPRFASWYIMLTDGIKVSIISIFYLIPVILFIIAFLILFPSNMEIIIKSAESGTSIMQMLLFMVTNFNYDIYWTVIAIFYMIIVYPIIWVAATQMASNDNKIGAAFKFREILNKIAGIGWKNFIIWYIAIGIIYLIIDIIKILILTLLEYIFQYYPINYPGIKILLFIYFLCAVLITAFLIAYLARAVALIYISEGKHYLECENCGGRYELQPSESPEDFEECECGGELRYH from the coding sequence ATGTATATTAAAGAAATAGTACGAGATTCATTGTTATATCCGCTTTCAAATTGGAAGAAATTTTTGATATTAGGGATTCTTGTATTTATCTCTAATTTTGACGTTGTATATACTTTAAAAAGTACAATCCATTTAAGTACAATTCACATTGCAGGTATACGCATAATCCAATTCATTGTAGAACTCTTAATCCTCGGCTACATGTTAAAAATCATGAAATCCACCTTGGATGATAAATTAAAACTCCCCAGGTTTGCTTCTTGGTATATTATGCTTACTGATGGTATCAAAGTCAGCATAATCAGCATTTTTTATTTGATCCCAGTTATCCTGTTTATAATAGCTTTTCTAATCTTATTCCCATCGAATATGGAAATTATCATAAAAAGTGCTGAATCTGGAACATCAATAATGCAAATGCTTCTATTTATGGTAACCAATTTTAATTATGACATTTATTGGACTGTTATTGCAATTTTTTACATGATCATAGTGTACCCCATTATATGGGTAGCAGCAACCCAAATGGCTTCAAATGATAATAAAATAGGCGCAGCCTTCAAATTCCGTGAAATATTAAATAAAATCGCCGGTATAGGTTGGAAAAATTTCATCATATGGTATATTGCCATTGGAATTATCTATTTAATAATAGATATAATAAAAATTTTAATATTAACATTATTAGAATATATTTTCCAATATTATCCAATAAATTATCCTGGAATAAAAATTCTACTATTCATATACTTCTTATGTGCAGTTCTTATAACTGCATTTCTCATTGCTTATTTAGCCAGAGCTGTAGCTTTAATTTACATATCTGAAGGTAAACATTATCTGGAATGCGAAAATTGTGGAGGCCGCTACGAATTACAGCCGAGTGAGTCACCAGAAGATTTTGAAGAATGTGAATGTGGTGGGGAATTAAGATATCATTAG
- a CDS encoding 3-dehydroquinate synthase II, which produces MKFAWIMAEGNVWDRKKQFITTGLESGMDHIVDFSDMDNIRKLGNVKLISDIEDADVVLVGRNSEGDGTLIIPDDLSESKDLAAAKRLKRRNKKVAAYVEILSKKHEELAAILGKEADYLILMGRDWKVIPLENLIAGLQDEKVKIIAAVTNYDEAKLALETMEHGTDGILLCPHEINQIKKVAELMEKIQNESYQLKPATITKVEPVGIGDRVCVDTCSMMQLGEGMLVGSYSQGLFLVHSESMESEYVASRPFRVNAGPVHAYVMTPGNKTKYLSELETGDEVLTVDQKGNSKVAIVGRVKIEKRPLMLVEAEYDGVILRTLLQNAETIRLVSEDGKPTSVAELKVGDKIMIYLDPNARHFGMAIEETIIEK; this is translated from the coding sequence ATGAAATTTGCATGGATAATGGCCGAAGGTAATGTATGGGATAGGAAAAAGCAATTCATTACCACGGGACTGGAATCAGGGATGGATCACATCGTTGACTTTAGCGATATGGACAACATTCGCAAGCTGGGTAATGTGAAGCTCATCTCCGATATAGAAGACGCTGATGTGGTGCTGGTGGGCCGAAACAGTGAAGGAGATGGCACCCTCATCATACCCGATGATCTGTCTGAATCCAAGGACCTGGCCGCAGCGAAGAGATTAAAACGAAGGAATAAAAAAGTAGCTGCCTACGTGGAAATCCTCAGTAAAAAACACGAAGAACTTGCTGCCATTTTAGGAAAAGAAGCTGATTACCTCATCCTCATGGGCCGGGACTGGAAGGTTATACCTCTGGAGAACCTCATTGCAGGATTACAGGATGAAAAAGTAAAGATCATTGCTGCGGTAACCAACTATGATGAAGCAAAACTGGCCCTGGAAACAATGGAACATGGAACCGATGGTATACTGTTATGTCCCCATGAAATCAACCAGATAAAAAAGGTTGCTGAGTTAATGGAGAAAATACAGAATGAAAGTTACCAGCTTAAACCAGCCACCATCACCAAGGTGGAACCAGTTGGTATTGGAGACCGGGTCTGTGTGGACACCTGCTCCATGATGCAGTTAGGAGAAGGAATGCTGGTGGGATCCTACTCCCAGGGACTGTTCCTGGTACACAGTGAGTCCATGGAAAGTGAATACGTTGCCTCACGACCCTTCAGGGTTAACGCCGGACCAGTGCACGCCTACGTCATGACCCCTGGAAACAAGACCAAGTACCTTTCAGAACTGGAAACCGGAGACGAAGTCCTAACCGTGGATCAGAAGGGAAACAGTAAAGTAGCCATTGTGGGACGGGTTAAAATTGAAAAACGTCCGTTGATGCTGGTTGAAGCTGAATACGACGGTGTTATACTTAGAACTCTTCTTCAAAATGCAGAAACCATCCGCCTGGTCTCCGAAGATGGTAAACCCACTTCAGTGGCAGAACTGAAAGTGGGGGATAAGATAATGATTTACCTGGATCCCAATGCCCGGCACTTTGGAATGGCCATTGAAGAGACTATTATTGAGAAATAA